Proteins co-encoded in one Seriola aureovittata isolate HTS-2021-v1 ecotype China chromosome 1, ASM2101889v1, whole genome shotgun sequence genomic window:
- the immp1l gene encoding mitochondrial inner membrane protease subunit 1 — MFRRALGKTLGFVGYTVQYGCIAHCAFEYIGEFVVCSGPSMEPTIVNYDIVFSERMSRHLCKIQKGDIVIAKSPYDPNMNICKRVIGLEGDKVCTSAPSDMFKVHTYVPKGHVWLEGDNLRNSTDSRSYGPVPYALIRGRVCLKLWPPHSFGTLSESPTRRIIKTQSDSDSD; from the exons ATGTTCCGCCGTGCGCTGGGGAAGACCTTGGGGTTTGTGGGCTACACAGTCCAGTATGGCTGCATTGCACATTGTGCCTTCGAATACATTGGAGAATTTGTGGTG TGCTCTGGTCCATCCATGGAACCTACCATTGTTAACTATGATATAGTCTTCTCTGAGCGGATGAGTCGTCATCTTTGCAAAATACAAAA GGGTGATATAGTAATTGCAAAAAGTCCATATGACCCAAATATGAACATCTGTAAAAGAGTAATTGGGTTGGAGGGAGACAAAGTCTGCACAAGTGCCCCATCAGATATGTTCAAGGTCCATACATAT GTTCCAAAAGGCCATGTATGGCTAGAAGGGGATAACCTTAGGAATTCCACTGACTCGAGGAGTTATGGCCCAGTTCCCTATGCCCTCATCCGAGGGCGTGTTTGCTTAAAG CTCTGGCCACCGCATAGTTTTGGGACCCTCAGTGAAAGCCCAACAAGACGGATCATAAAAACTCAGAgtgactcagactcagattga